In Candidatus Chlorohelix allophototropha, one DNA window encodes the following:
- a CDS encoding DUF4097 family beta strand repeat-containing protein encodes MRKAGILLGIALVVLVSVALIIVALAPGSFGSLISGLGPEQRQDVNKTFEVNGKGQIVIENDNGKIDVNGVPGTTVVTINAVKIVNGTDATAIDRLTFTAEQQGDNIIIKAGKAQGFENWFIGNARVEISVSLPQTMAANLTSSNGAITLRNFNNSEATNYLKTSNGTIRIEQVKAKVLELHSSNGAQTINNSTASLKASTSNGRIEANNSNLNLERVSTSNGQVDINGTLVQTSAGMIETSNGSIQLNLDKTNAVIFDATTGNGNIDFQLSGVNFEIKDKRHVLTTADGPTLRISAGNGSVTIK; translated from the coding sequence ATGCGTAAGGCAGGCATTTTATTAGGTATTGCCCTAGTAGTGTTGGTAAGTGTCGCGCTAATAATTGTTGCACTCGCTCCCGGCAGTTTTGGTAGCTTAATTAGCGGTCTTGGGCCTGAACAAAGGCAAGATGTTAATAAAACCTTCGAAGTAAACGGGAAAGGTCAAATAGTAATTGAAAACGATAACGGCAAGATTGATGTAAACGGCGTACCCGGTACTACTGTAGTTACAATAAACGCCGTTAAAATCGTCAATGGTACAGACGCTACAGCGATAGATCGTCTTACTTTTACCGCAGAGCAACAGGGTGATAATATTATTATTAAAGCGGGTAAGGCGCAGGGTTTTGAAAATTGGTTTATCGGCAACGCTAGAGTTGAAATCAGCGTAAGTTTGCCTCAAACGATGGCTGCCAACCTGACATCTAGTAATGGTGCCATCACTCTGCGGAATTTTAACAACAGCGAAGCTACAAATTATCTTAAAACCAGCAATGGCACAATTCGGATTGAGCAAGTTAAAGCGAAAGTTTTGGAGCTTCATTCCAGTAACGGCGCTCAAACTATCAATAATTCAACCGCTTCGTTAAAAGCTTCTACCAGTAATGGCAGAATCGAAGCCAATAACAGCAACCTGAACCTTGAACGGGTCAGTACCTCCAACGGTCAGGTTGATATAAACGGTACGTTGGTACAGACTTCAGCCGGAATGATAGAAACCAGCAACGGTTCAATCCAATTGAACTTGGACAAAACAAATGCCGTAATATTTGATGCTACTACGGGTAATGGCAATATAGATTTTCAACTGAGCGGCGTTAACTTCGAAATCAAGGATAAACGCCATGTTCTAACCACCGCCGATGGACCTACCTTACGAATTAGCGCCGGTAACGGTAGCGTAACGATAAAATAG
- a CDS encoding 2TM domain-containing protein, whose amino-acid sequence MYNYDPTRVQYETAYRQAERRVKAKVGFYWHLASYLVVNGLLIGIYLLTALAASGLYYPWFIWPLAGWGIGLVFNFLAVFIFGDGTYNTNRMIDEEMRKMGVTNYPTYQTPTDQK is encoded by the coding sequence ATGTACAATTACGATCCTACACGAGTACAGTATGAAACAGCTTATCGCCAAGCTGAGCGCCGCGTCAAAGCTAAAGTCGGTTTTTACTGGCATCTCGCCTCTTACTTGGTAGTAAATGGGCTTTTAATTGGGATTTATCTCTTGACCGCCCTAGCCGCGAGTGGACTCTACTACCCTTGGTTTATCTGGCCCTTAGCCGGTTGGGGTATCGGATTAGTTTTCAATTTCTTGGCAGTATTTATCTTCGGTGATGGCACTTACAACACCAACCGAATGATCGATGAAGAAATGCGCAAAATGGGTGTAACCAATTATCCGACCTATCAAACACCTACTGATCAGAAATAA
- a CDS encoding EAL domain-containing response regulator, protein MVKILVIEDEKHVRANLVELLLAEGYEAFDAENGRFGVEKAKQELPDLIICDVMMPELDGYGVLTTLRNDATTDTIPFLFLTARASKADFRQGMSLGAEDYLTKPFTRIEVLDAIRTQLSKQQTRKQKYQAEIKEEMDRLLLFDNLTGLPNSRQMYSRFRDAVANLIDLDLLSLPVLVLSIERLNEINSSLGQEASDTIVRTVVERLNDLLDQNQTLARVDNDKFAVLFSSLPQPKDFMEEFSTIIAETVFKPCQLKDQEVYINTNIGFAFYPEDGDDFDIVLRRAEEALLEARKLGANRSQFYSPFIHNKSIESLKLEASMHRALERNEFEVYFQPQINLKTGKIVGAEALIRWLHPEEGIISPAKFIPIAEDTGLIIPLGDYIFRVSCLKAKEWCDKYFSDFRIAVNISARQFSDPLLSQKIRDTLEESSLNPHNLELELTESILVKDFSTVSRILSELKMLGIELAIDDFGTGYSSLSYLRQLPFDILKIDRSFVIHLSQDLEAQSIAKSIIQLGHNLGLKIVAEGVENESEARFLSQQNCDEMQGYLFSRPVPAADFEVLLQSEKTLVLSE, encoded by the coding sequence ATGGTTAAAATACTGGTAATCGAAGATGAAAAACACGTCCGAGCAAACCTCGTTGAACTCTTACTGGCAGAAGGTTATGAGGCTTTTGATGCAGAAAATGGACGGTTTGGGGTTGAAAAAGCCAAACAAGAACTGCCTGATTTGATCATTTGTGATGTGATGATGCCCGAATTGGACGGTTATGGGGTTTTAACCACCCTTAGAAATGATGCCACTACAGATACAATTCCTTTCCTTTTCCTGACAGCTCGCGCTTCTAAAGCCGATTTCAGGCAGGGAATGAGCCTTGGCGCGGAAGATTATCTAACCAAACCTTTTACTCGTATTGAAGTGCTAGACGCTATCCGAACCCAACTTTCCAAGCAACAGACTCGCAAACAAAAATATCAAGCAGAAATAAAAGAAGAAATGGATCGCCTGTTGCTTTTCGATAATCTGACAGGGTTACCCAATAGTCGCCAGATGTACAGTCGTTTCAGAGATGCTGTGGCAAACCTAATTGATCTTGACCTGCTCTCATTGCCAGTTTTAGTATTAAGTATCGAAAGGCTGAATGAAATAAACAGCAGCTTAGGTCAGGAAGCTAGTGATACCATAGTTCGAACTGTGGTGGAACGATTGAACGATTTGCTTGATCAGAATCAAACTCTTGCCCGTGTCGATAATGATAAATTTGCGGTCTTATTTAGCTCATTGCCCCAACCAAAAGACTTTATGGAGGAGTTCTCCACAATTATTGCCGAAACGGTTTTCAAACCATGCCAACTAAAGGATCAAGAAGTTTATATTAATACCAATATAGGCTTTGCATTTTATCCAGAAGATGGCGATGATTTTGATATTGTGCTGAGACGGGCGGAAGAAGCTTTGCTGGAAGCCAGAAAATTAGGCGCAAACCGAAGCCAGTTTTATAGCCCATTTATACATAATAAATCTATTGAAAGCCTTAAGCTCGAAGCTTCAATGCATCGGGCTTTGGAGAGGAACGAGTTTGAGGTTTATTTTCAGCCTCAAATAAATCTGAAAACAGGAAAAATCGTGGGTGCGGAAGCTTTGATACGCTGGTTACACCCAGAAGAGGGGATAATTTCCCCAGCTAAATTTATACCTATCGCCGAAGATACCGGCTTGATTATCCCATTGGGGGATTATATTTTTCGGGTCTCCTGTTTGAAAGCAAAAGAATGGTGCGATAAGTATTTCTCCGATTTTCGAATTGCCGTCAATATCTCAGCCCGCCAATTTTCTGACCCTCTATTGAGCCAGAAAATCAGAGATACCCTTGAAGAAAGTTCCCTCAATCCCCATAACCTTGAATTAGAATTAACTGAAAGTATTCTGGTTAAGGATTTTAGTACGGTCAGTCGGATACTTAGTGAGCTTAAAATGTTGGGTATTGAATTGGCAATTGACGATTTTGGAACCGGTTATTCCTCTCTGTCATATTTAAGGCAACTGCCTTTCGATATACTCAAAATCGATCGCTCCTTTGTAATACATTTATCTCAAGACCTTGAGGCGCAATCGATCGCTAAATCGATTATCCAATTAGGACATAACCTAGGGTTAAAGATAGTAGCTGAGGGAGTCGAAAACGAATCTGAAGCACGCTTCTTGTCGCAACAGAACTGCGATGAGATGCAAGGCTACTTGTTTAGCCGTCCAGTGCCAGCCGCAGATTTCGAAGTATTATTGCAAAGTGAAAAAACACTAGTTTTATCCGAGTAA
- a CDS encoding hybrid sensor histidine kinase/response regulator has protein sequence MTCILVIDDEAPLLEEVSENLRFEGYVVLSASDGQQGLELAIGEVPDLIICDVLMPKLDGYGVLLGVRAEPKLVNVPFIFLTARTEKNDIRRGMALGADDYLTKPFTLSELLESIKARLEKKQILERDYEQKLEDLSQSLIQAEERFKIKSKFISMFSHEFRTPLTVIISSINLIRDYSDKLTLEEHQIYLKHAESAALRLSQALDDILLIGQLETSRFNFRPELIDISNYAESIISEMRLTMGAKHKVVFASNFHGVLLADLKLIRQIFSNLISNAIKYSSFGSKVLIEIVAEGDNCVIKVKDEGIGIPPEDQANLFEPFHRANNVGEITGTGLGLLITKQAVEMHKGVITFESTSGIGTTFYISIPCNTTSN, from the coding sequence ATGACTTGCATTTTAGTAATTGATGATGAAGCTCCTCTATTAGAAGAGGTCTCAGAGAATCTGAGATTCGAAGGCTATGTGGTGCTTAGCGCTTCGGATGGGCAGCAAGGACTCGAATTAGCAATAGGCGAAGTTCCTGATCTAATTATTTGTGATGTGCTGATGCCTAAACTAGATGGATATGGAGTTTTATTAGGCGTTCGCGCTGAACCCAAACTGGTAAATGTACCATTTATATTTCTTACGGCTAGAACCGAAAAAAACGATATTCGGCGGGGGATGGCGTTGGGTGCAGATGACTATCTCACCAAACCTTTTACTCTCTCGGAATTATTGGAATCAATAAAAGCGCGGTTGGAAAAAAAGCAGATTCTGGAAAGAGATTATGAGCAAAAACTTGAGGATTTGAGTCAGTCTCTAATACAAGCTGAAGAACGCTTCAAAATAAAATCAAAATTTATATCTATGTTTTCTCATGAATTTCGAACTCCCCTAACTGTAATAATTTCTTCTATAAATTTAATACGAGATTATAGTGATAAATTAACGCTAGAAGAGCATCAAATCTATTTAAAACATGCAGAATCCGCTGCTTTGCGTTTATCACAGGCTTTAGATGATATATTGCTAATAGGGCAGCTTGAGACTTCACGCTTTAATTTTAGACCAGAATTAATAGATATTTCAAACTATGCTGAAAGTATTATAAGTGAGATGCGCCTTACAATGGGAGCAAAGCATAAAGTAGTTTTTGCAAGTAATTTTCATGGGGTGCTACTAGCAGATCTCAAATTAATCAGACAAATATTCTCTAATCTAATCTCAAATGCCATTAAATATTCCTCATTCGGTAGTAAAGTGCTAATCGAAATAGTTGCTGAAGGTGATAATTGTGTAATCAAAGTTAAAGATGAGGGTATCGGAATCCCGCCTGAAGATCAGGCTAACTTATTTGAGCCATTTCATCGTGCTAATAATGTTGGAGAGATAACCGGTACAGGCTTGGGTTTATTGATTACCAAACAGGCTGTAGAGATGCATAAGGGTGTAATAACATTTGAGAGTACCTCCGGTATCGGTACAACTTTCTATATATCGATTCCATGCAATACCACAAGTAATTAA
- a CDS encoding polysaccharide deacetylase family protein: MKRKPKNIVVGVSLAIILLFSATLLPVTAASPENGFSYLAEVAAAVNVRNPRQFQYYNQTGHSVSGPLLRYYRSTGGITRHGYPITELLLRDGHYVQYFERSVLEFYPDYSGTPQEVAPVSLFGADNIGDKATVQAFESTADRWYFPETSHSVSGEFLSFWRNNGERQSLGLPLSEPFEETQPDDSKLLVQYFEYAKLEYHADSEGIQIAHSGLKRAESELDSQLFATAPLARLTEQRQVRIPSLMFHYVRTVDRKKDLLGYRLSVTPETFGKYLDWLKENGYHTVTLAQVMDALKYGVQLPEKAINLRFDDGHADMWTAYLALKERGMTATFYVITQRLELLPEQWRQIDQDGFEVAPHTRTHPDLRTVRDLNAEISGSKQDLEEMLGHPTRTFAYPYGKYSDAIIKATTDSGIEMAVSTDGGYNFLLNNMYKQPTISVTGDDTMQDFINKVKAGTR, from the coding sequence GTGAAGAGAAAGCCGAAAAATATTGTAGTTGGGGTCAGCCTTGCTATTATATTGCTTTTCTCTGCAACCCTATTACCTGTAACCGCCGCAAGCCCTGAAAACGGATTTTCCTACCTCGCAGAAGTTGCAGCAGCCGTTAATGTTCGAAACCCTCGTCAATTCCAATATTATAATCAAACGGGGCATAGTGTAAGCGGACCGCTATTGAGATATTACCGCAGTACCGGTGGAATTACCCGTCATGGCTATCCTATTACTGAACTCCTTTTGCGCGATGGTCATTACGTCCAATATTTTGAGCGAAGTGTGCTAGAGTTTTACCCAGATTACAGCGGTACTCCCCAAGAAGTTGCCCCAGTATCTTTATTTGGAGCCGATAATATCGGTGATAAAGCTACGGTTCAAGCTTTTGAAAGCACAGCTGATCGCTGGTATTTCCCAGAAACTTCCCATAGTGTGTCGGGAGAATTCCTGTCATTCTGGCGGAATAATGGAGAGCGTCAATCTCTTGGTCTGCCACTGAGCGAACCCTTCGAAGAAACTCAACCTGACGATTCTAAATTGCTGGTACAATATTTTGAGTATGCCAAGCTCGAATATCACGCCGACTCGGAAGGGATTCAAATTGCCCATTCCGGGTTAAAGAGAGCAGAGTCTGAGCTTGACTCACAGCTTTTTGCTACTGCTCCTTTGGCACGTCTGACTGAACAGCGTCAGGTAAGAATACCCTCGCTGATGTTCCATTATGTTAGAACGGTAGATCGAAAGAAAGATTTGCTTGGGTATCGCCTTTCGGTAACTCCCGAAACTTTTGGTAAATATCTGGACTGGCTCAAGGAGAATGGCTACCATACTGTAACGCTCGCGCAAGTTATGGATGCGCTTAAATATGGAGTGCAACTGCCTGAAAAAGCGATTAACCTACGTTTCGATGACGGACATGCTGATATGTGGACTGCCTACCTCGCTTTAAAAGAGCGCGGCATGACTGCTACCTTTTATGTAATCACCCAACGGCTTGAGTTGTTGCCGGAACAATGGCGACAAATTGACCAAGATGGTTTTGAGGTTGCACCGCATACCCGTACTCACCCAGATTTGCGGACAGTGCGCGATCTAAACGCGGAAATAAGCGGTAGCAAACAAGACCTCGAAGAGATGTTGGGGCATCCAACCCGCACTTTTGCTTACCCCTATGGCAAATACAGCGATGCTATTATTAAAGCCACTACCGATAGCGGGATTGAAATGGCGGTTTCCACCGATGGCGGCTATAACTTCCTCTTGAATAATATGTACAAGCAACCCACGATTAGCGTAACCGGAGACGATACTATGCAGGACTTTATCAATAAAGTAAAAGCCGGAACCCGTTGA
- a CDS encoding response regulator transcription factor, producing MVLRWINLGVKADIAKPSERIFQPEIIEKSQQLKKILIIEDQADITDFITPYCEKEGYYVERANSGEQGLEMFESLQPSMILLDLVLPRLGGLEVCRRIRNASEIPIIVISARHEEVDKILALETGADDYLTKPFSPRELMARIRLIIRRYERGVTEKSLEHVSVDHFSESKILKIGKLSINLQNREVLYLRQQITTLTKMEFELLVQLARYPGRIYSSNELAEAIYGLDHAIESRVISVHISNLRNKLPNPELIVTCYGLGYKLIRESD from the coding sequence ATGGTCTTGAGATGGATTAATCTCGGTGTAAAGGCTGATATAGCAAAGCCGAGTGAGAGAATATTTCAACCTGAAATTATTGAAAAGTCGCAGCAATTAAAGAAAATATTAATAATAGAAGATCAGGCTGATATTACCGATTTTATTACACCTTATTGTGAAAAGGAGGGCTATTACGTAGAAAGAGCAAATAGTGGTGAGCAAGGGCTTGAGATGTTTGAGTCGTTGCAACCCTCAATGATATTGCTCGACCTCGTTCTTCCGCGGCTTGGCGGCTTAGAGGTCTGTCGTCGAATTCGAAATGCCAGTGAAATACCCATAATAGTCATTTCGGCACGTCATGAGGAAGTAGATAAAATACTGGCGCTAGAGACAGGGGCGGATGATTATCTTACCAAACCATTTAGTCCCCGTGAGTTGATGGCACGAATCCGGTTAATTATACGTCGTTATGAAAGAGGGGTAACCGAAAAATCATTAGAGCACGTTTCAGTTGATCATTTCTCCGAATCAAAAATACTAAAAATCGGTAAGCTTTCTATAAATCTTCAGAACCGGGAAGTGCTTTATCTACGCCAGCAAATAACAACCTTGACCAAAATGGAATTTGAATTGCTCGTACAATTGGCACGGTATCCGGGTAGAATCTATTCTTCTAATGAATTGGCTGAGGCAATTTATGGGTTAGATCATGCGATAGAATCTAGAGTAATCTCAGTTCACATCTCAAATCTGCGCAACAAACTACCTAATCCTGAATTGATTGTCACTTGTTATGGGCTTGGTTATAAACTAATACGCGAGTCTGATTGA
- a CDS encoding sensor histidine kinase has protein sequence MSYFEQEKNTNYTAKAISENLDETRLLLQEALREKERLEEALKLQAYQNKTLIQNMPFELVALLDNNLIYTMVEGRFVTQNEPLAELHVVGKHIRETLPSEIYSKIETYLSDIFIRIESIIEFHYENKSYIMKLIPLLDQSGYQLGTIEFIFKGTDHKIFEVSNSLQETEKELTELRNRFISLVSHEFRTPLTTILSSAELMEFYGEKWAWEKVLKHIGFIKSSVTSMTTLLNDILIIGKAESDKLSFDPYEFDIAAFGLKLVEEVQFADETSHKINFSQEGSDFNVFADWKLIRNILWNLLTNATKYSAQDTIVEFELKREPDKIVFTIKDQGIGIPQNDRSRLFEPFHRGNNVGNIPGTGLGLAIVKRCIDRHLGEINISSIEGVGTTIQVVIPLT, from the coding sequence ATGAGCTATTTCGAGCAGGAAAAAAATACAAATTATACTGCTAAAGCAATATCGGAGAATTTGGATGAAACCAGATTGCTTTTGCAAGAGGCGTTAAGGGAAAAGGAGCGGTTAGAAGAGGCTTTAAAGTTACAGGCATATCAAAATAAAACTTTGATTCAGAATATGCCTTTTGAACTAGTGGCATTACTGGATAATAACCTGATTTATACTATGGTTGAAGGTAGATTTGTTACCCAAAATGAACCTTTAGCCGAGTTACATGTAGTTGGAAAGCACATTAGAGAAACTTTACCATCAGAAATTTATTCTAAAATAGAAACATATTTATCAGATATATTTATTAGAATAGAATCTATAATCGAATTTCACTATGAGAATAAATCTTATATAATGAAACTTATTCCATTATTAGATCAATCAGGTTATCAGTTAGGGACTATTGAATTCATTTTTAAGGGCACAGATCATAAAATATTTGAAGTATCAAACTCGTTACAGGAAACTGAGAAAGAGCTTACTGAACTTAGAAACAGGTTTATATCGTTGGTTTCCCATGAATTTCGCACTCCGTTAACCACTATTTTATCTTCAGCTGAATTAATGGAGTTTTATGGAGAGAAATGGGCGTGGGAGAAAGTTTTAAAACACATTGGATTTATCAAGTCAAGTGTAACAAGCATGACGACTTTGCTTAATGATATACTTATTATCGGGAAAGCAGAATCTGATAAACTAAGCTTTGATCCTTATGAATTCGATATTGCAGCTTTCGGCTTAAAACTTGTTGAAGAGGTGCAATTTGCAGATGAGACAAGCCACAAGATAAATTTCAGTCAGGAAGGTTCGGATTTTAATGTATTTGCCGATTGGAAATTGATACGCAATATACTTTGGAACCTGTTGACTAATGCTACAAAATATTCTGCACAGGACACTATCGTTGAATTCGAGTTAAAACGTGAGCCTGATAAGATTGTTTTCACTATCAAAGACCAAGGTATTGGCATCCCACAAAATGATCGTTCCCGCTTGTTTGAACCTTTTCATCGTGGCAACAATGTGGGTAATATTCCGGGTACAGGTTTAGGTCTAGCCATTGTCAAGCGCTGCATTGACCGACATTTGGGAGAAATTAATATTTCCAGTATCGAAGGGGTTGGAACAACTATTCAAGTGGTTATCCCTCTTACATAA